The Scyliorhinus canicula chromosome 11, sScyCan1.1, whole genome shotgun sequence genome contains a region encoding:
- the ntf3 gene encoding neurotrophin-3 isoform X3 translates to MSVLFYGMLLTYLGGIQATTMDKRGSSEDSVNSIIIKILQADILKGRLTKQSEEVKEKYQDTKQKDDTHRNTNSLGNTISDFQPIVLVDAELLRQKKRYHSPRVLLSDRLPLQPPPLYLIEDFAESLEMDNRTARRKRYADRRGHRGEYSVCDSESRWVTDKTAAIDIRGKQVTVLGEIKTGNSAIKQYFYETRCREAKPVKNGCRGIDDKHWNSQCKTSQTYVRALSTENNKYVGWRWIRIDTSCLCALSRKLGKS, encoded by the coding sequence ATGTCTGTCCTGTTTTACGGCATGCTTCTCACTTATCTTGGTGGCATCCAGGCTACAACTATGGACAAAAGAGGTTCTTCCGAGGACTCCGTGAACTCGATCATCATCAAAATCCTCCAGGCGGACATCTTGAAAGGCCGACTCACCAAGCAGAGCGAAGAGGTGAAGGAGAAGTACCAGGACACCAAGCAGAAGGATGACACCCACAGGAATACAAACTCGCTGGGAAATACAATATCTGACTTCCAGCCAATCGTGTTGGTCGATGCCGAGTTACTGAGGCAGAAGAAGCGTTACCACTCGCCCCGAGTGCTGCTGAGCGATCGGCTTCCTTTACAGCCGCCTCCTTTGTATTTAATCGAGGATTTTGCAGAGAGTTTGGAGATGGACAATAGAACAGCCAGGCGAAAGCGGTATGCAGACCGGAGGGGCCACCGTGGCGAGTACTCCGTGTGTGACAGCGAGAGCCGCTGGGTGACGGATAAAACAGCGGCGATCGACATCCGGGGGAAGCAGGTGACCGTCCTGGGAGAGATTAAAACGGGCAACTCTGCCATCAAACAATATTTTTACGAGACGCGTTGCAGAGAGGCCAAACCAGTCAAGAACGGATGCAGGGGCATCGATGACAAACACTGGAATTCCCAATGTAAAACCAGCCAGACCTATGTCAGGGCACTGAGCACAGAGAACAATAAGTATGTCGGCTGGAGGTGGATCAGGATAGACACCTCCTGCCTCTGTGCATTATCCAGAAAACTAGGCAAATCCTGA
- the ntf3 gene encoding neurotrophin-3 isoform X1: MTRLYVATWNGFTHRPATPFAYPGVKWLLQVNKVMSVLFYGMLLTYLGGIQATTMDKRGSSEDSVNSIIIKILQADILKGRLTKQSEEVKEKYQDTKQKDDTHRNTNSLGNTISDFQPIVLVDAELLRQKKRYHSPRVLLSDRLPLQPPPLYLIEDFAESLEMDNRTARRKRYADRRGHRGEYSVCDSESRWVTDKTAAIDIRGKQVTVLGEIKTGNSAIKQYFYETRCREAKPVKNGCRGIDDKHWNSQCKTSQTYVRALSTENNKYVGWRWIRIDTSCLCALSRKLGKS; this comes from the coding sequence cttttacaGGTGAACAAAGTAATGTCTGTCCTGTTTTACGGCATGCTTCTCACTTATCTTGGTGGCATCCAGGCTACAACTATGGACAAAAGAGGTTCTTCCGAGGACTCCGTGAACTCGATCATCATCAAAATCCTCCAGGCGGACATCTTGAAAGGCCGACTCACCAAGCAGAGCGAAGAGGTGAAGGAGAAGTACCAGGACACCAAGCAGAAGGATGACACCCACAGGAATACAAACTCGCTGGGAAATACAATATCTGACTTCCAGCCAATCGTGTTGGTCGATGCCGAGTTACTGAGGCAGAAGAAGCGTTACCACTCGCCCCGAGTGCTGCTGAGCGATCGGCTTCCTTTACAGCCGCCTCCTTTGTATTTAATCGAGGATTTTGCAGAGAGTTTGGAGATGGACAATAGAACAGCCAGGCGAAAGCGGTATGCAGACCGGAGGGGCCACCGTGGCGAGTACTCCGTGTGTGACAGCGAGAGCCGCTGGGTGACGGATAAAACAGCGGCGATCGACATCCGGGGGAAGCAGGTGACCGTCCTGGGAGAGATTAAAACGGGCAACTCTGCCATCAAACAATATTTTTACGAGACGCGTTGCAGAGAGGCCAAACCAGTCAAGAACGGATGCAGGGGCATCGATGACAAACACTGGAATTCCCAATGTAAAACCAGCCAGACCTATGTCAGGGCACTGAGCACAGAGAACAATAAGTATGTCGGCTGGAGGTGGATCAGGATAGACACCTCCTGCCTCTGTGCATTATCCAGAAAACTAGGCAAATCCTGA
- the ntf3 gene encoding neurotrophin-3 isoform X2: protein MVSSVTLLQVNKVMSVLFYGMLLTYLGGIQATTMDKRGSSEDSVNSIIIKILQADILKGRLTKQSEEVKEKYQDTKQKDDTHRNTNSLGNTISDFQPIVLVDAELLRQKKRYHSPRVLLSDRLPLQPPPLYLIEDFAESLEMDNRTARRKRYADRRGHRGEYSVCDSESRWVTDKTAAIDIRGKQVTVLGEIKTGNSAIKQYFYETRCREAKPVKNGCRGIDDKHWNSQCKTSQTYVRALSTENNKYVGWRWIRIDTSCLCALSRKLGKS from the coding sequence cttttacaGGTGAACAAAGTAATGTCTGTCCTGTTTTACGGCATGCTTCTCACTTATCTTGGTGGCATCCAGGCTACAACTATGGACAAAAGAGGTTCTTCCGAGGACTCCGTGAACTCGATCATCATCAAAATCCTCCAGGCGGACATCTTGAAAGGCCGACTCACCAAGCAGAGCGAAGAGGTGAAGGAGAAGTACCAGGACACCAAGCAGAAGGATGACACCCACAGGAATACAAACTCGCTGGGAAATACAATATCTGACTTCCAGCCAATCGTGTTGGTCGATGCCGAGTTACTGAGGCAGAAGAAGCGTTACCACTCGCCCCGAGTGCTGCTGAGCGATCGGCTTCCTTTACAGCCGCCTCCTTTGTATTTAATCGAGGATTTTGCAGAGAGTTTGGAGATGGACAATAGAACAGCCAGGCGAAAGCGGTATGCAGACCGGAGGGGCCACCGTGGCGAGTACTCCGTGTGTGACAGCGAGAGCCGCTGGGTGACGGATAAAACAGCGGCGATCGACATCCGGGGGAAGCAGGTGACCGTCCTGGGAGAGATTAAAACGGGCAACTCTGCCATCAAACAATATTTTTACGAGACGCGTTGCAGAGAGGCCAAACCAGTCAAGAACGGATGCAGGGGCATCGATGACAAACACTGGAATTCCCAATGTAAAACCAGCCAGACCTATGTCAGGGCACTGAGCACAGAGAACAATAAGTATGTCGGCTGGAGGTGGATCAGGATAGACACCTCCTGCCTCTGTGCATTATCCAGAAAACTAGGCAAATCCTGA